One Mucilaginibacter ginkgonis genomic region harbors:
- a CDS encoding TonB-dependent receptor produces MEGIHNKEIATKQKALAINLDPKIYGSFAEIGAGQDVAANFFKAGAAAGTIAKTMSAYDMTFSDAIYGTQQVKRYVSEHRLMSMLDHEYSLLIERLSTQRGENTTFFAFSGTFSALNYYKTNEGHGWMGVRFQMEPNGPFHDVVLHVKLLDNDNVLQQQAVGILGVNLLYACFYYNQIPPVFLLSLMDNLTKDRIQIDMVRFEGPGFAKVDNRLMSLHLVKYGFSDAAVFGPDGKNLQPSEVLYKKHIVVVRGRFRPLINVHMEMLNTGLQQFLEEPDVDPAKVVVLTELTLQSLKERDADSSAEIDEKDFLDRVDILCSLGQTVMISNFHEYYKLVSYLSKITKLKMGVVLGYPNLEYIFSEDHYRDLPGGILESFATLFSRKVKLFIYPTLRKGVILNSEKLALSPELIDLYQYLIANNKIEDITTYNKNNLQVQTDRVLEMIKKNQPGWEDYVPPEVAARIKDHELFGYNAEKESV; encoded by the coding sequence ATGGAAGGCATTCACAACAAAGAAATTGCTACTAAACAAAAGGCACTTGCCATTAATCTCGATCCAAAGATATATGGGTCTTTTGCAGAGATAGGTGCAGGACAGGATGTGGCTGCTAATTTCTTTAAAGCCGGCGCCGCTGCAGGCACTATAGCCAAAACCATGTCTGCTTATGACATGACTTTCTCTGATGCCATTTACGGCACCCAACAAGTAAAACGTTATGTAAGCGAGCATAGGCTGATGTCTATGCTTGACCACGAGTATAGTTTATTGATAGAGCGTTTGTCCACCCAAAGAGGAGAGAATACCACTTTTTTCGCTTTTTCGGGAACATTCTCAGCCCTTAATTACTATAAAACCAATGAGGGCCATGGTTGGATGGGGGTACGTTTCCAAATGGAACCAAACGGTCCTTTTCACGATGTGGTTCTGCACGTTAAACTTCTGGACAATGATAACGTGTTGCAGCAGCAGGCCGTGGGTATCTTGGGTGTAAACTTGTTGTACGCGTGTTTTTACTACAATCAGATCCCGCCGGTATTTTTGCTGTCGCTGATGGATAATCTTACTAAAGACCGTATCCAGATAGATATGGTGCGTTTTGAAGGCCCTGGATTTGCAAAAGTAGATAACCGTTTGATGAGCCTTCACCTGGTGAAATATGGTTTCTCTGACGCGGCCGTTTTTGGTCCTGATGGTAAAAATCTGCAGCCGTCAGAAGTACTTTATAAAAAGCATATCGTTGTTGTTCGCGGCCGTTTTCGCCCCTTGATCAACGTTCACATGGAAATGCTGAATACTGGTTTGCAGCAGTTTTTAGAAGAGCCTGATGTTGATCCCGCTAAAGTCGTTGTACTTACAGAGTTGACTTTGCAATCACTAAAAGAGCGTGATGCCGACTCCAGCGCCGAGATAGATGAAAAGGATTTTCTGGATAGGGTAGACATTCTTTGCTCTTTAGGGCAAACGGTTATGATCTCTAATTTTCATGAGTATTATAAGCTGGTTTCCTACCTGTCAAAGATCACCAAACTTAAAATGGGTGTGGTACTGGGCTATCCTAACTTGGAGTACATTTTCTCTGAAGATCATTACCGCGATCTGCCGGGCGGTATTTTAGAATCATTTGCTACACTCTTCAGCCGTAAGGTGAAACTATTTATATATCCGACCTTGCGCAAAGGGGTAATATTGAATTCTGAAAAGTTGGCATTATCGCCTGAATTGATCGACCTGTATCAATATTTAATTGCAAATAATAAGATAGAAGACATCACTACTTATAATAAAAACAACCTGCAAGTACAAACGGACCGTGTTCTTGAGATGATAAAAAAGAACCAGCCTGGTTGGGAAGATTATGTGCCGCCCGAAGTTGCAGCGCGGATTAAGGACCACGAGCTATTTGGTTACAATGCCGAAAAAGAAAGCGTTTAG
- the hscB gene encoding Fe-S protein assembly co-chaperone HscB: protein MMINYFEFYNIPESFNPDEVALKKQFYGLSKEYHPDFFANEGDEKQQEILELSTINNKAYQTLSDPTKRLAYILTSHGLLDEGSKPQLPGDFLMEMMDINERLMEADDEDEIGRIGAEVAEIGEGLQQQLNCYTGDYETLDDTAREDRLNKIADIYYRQKYLLRIKETLNTFAAR, encoded by the coding sequence ATGATGATCAATTATTTTGAGTTTTATAATATTCCGGAGTCTTTTAACCCCGATGAAGTTGCTTTAAAAAAGCAATTTTATGGCCTAAGCAAAGAATATCATCCCGATTTTTTTGCGAATGAAGGCGATGAAAAGCAGCAAGAGATCTTAGAGCTATCTACCATTAATAACAAGGCTTACCAAACATTATCTGACCCAACAAAACGGCTGGCTTACATTTTAACATCACATGGGTTGCTTGATGAAGGTTCAAAACCGCAATTGCCCGGCGACTTTCTAATGGAGATGATGGACATTAATGAGCGACTTATGGAAGCAGACGATGAGGATGAAATTGGAAGGATAGGTGCCGAGGTTGCCGAAATTGGAGAAGGCCTGCAACAGCAATTAAATTGCTACACAGGAGATTACGAAACACTTGATGATACAGCCCGCGAAGACCGTTTAAATAAGATTGCTGATATTTATTACCGCCAAAAATATTTGTTGCGGATTAAGGAGACTTTAAATACATTTGCAGCCCGGTAA
- a CDS encoding glycosyltransferase → MFYSIIIPLYNRPQEIKELLETLVLQTYRNFEVLVIEDGSVNDAADVVALFQDKLNLRYFTKPNTGQGFSRNFGFEQAKGDYFIIFDSDCLIPADYLEIVNNRLQTDWLDAYGGPDDSHPSFTPTQKAISYAMTSPFTTGGIRGNKKGIGQFHPRSFNMGLSRQVWEKAGGFIITRLGEDIELSIRIHSIGFKIGLIPEAKVFHKRRTSFYQFYKQLHFFGRARINIFKFFPTGGLKAVHFFPAAFTLFMLFWLISNAFTSPIAFLCNILLVTFLLLIFFDAWVKNKSFKVAILSVPAALIQLVAYGLGFMQDFWKRVILKNS, encoded by the coding sequence TTGTTCTACTCCATCATCATTCCGCTTTACAACCGCCCGCAAGAGATCAAAGAATTGCTGGAGACTTTGGTGCTCCAGACGTACCGGAATTTCGAGGTATTGGTTATAGAAGATGGGTCTGTTAATGATGCTGCTGATGTTGTTGCCTTGTTTCAGGACAAACTAAACCTGCGATATTTTACCAAACCAAATACAGGTCAGGGTTTTTCGCGAAATTTTGGGTTTGAACAAGCAAAAGGTGATTACTTCATCATTTTCGATTCAGATTGCCTGATACCGGCCGATTATTTAGAAATAGTTAATAACCGTTTGCAAACAGATTGGCTGGATGCTTACGGCGGCCCTGATGATTCGCACCCCTCCTTCACCCCTACCCAAAAAGCCATTAGCTATGCCATGACGTCGCCTTTCACCACAGGCGGCATCAGGGGGAACAAAAAAGGAATCGGTCAGTTTCATCCGCGTAGCTTTAACATGGGCTTGTCGCGGCAGGTTTGGGAAAAGGCCGGCGGCTTTATCATTACCCGCTTGGGTGAGGACATCGAATTAAGTATCCGCATCCACTCGATAGGATTCAAAATAGGTTTGATACCCGAGGCAAAAGTATTTCATAAACGCCGTACCAGCTTTTACCAATTTTACAAACAGTTACATTTTTTTGGACGGGCACGAATCAACATTTTTAAATTCTTCCCAACCGGCGGATTAAAGGCAGTACACTTTTTCCCCGCAGCGTTTACGCTGTTCATGCTTTTCTGGCTGATAAGCAACGCGTTCACCTCGCCTATAGCTTTCCTGTGCAATATATTGTTAGTAACCTTTTTATTGTTGATATTTTTTGATGCATGGGTTAAAAACAAATCGTTTAAAGTTGCAATTTTGAGTGTACCGGCTGCCCTTATCCAGCTTGTTGCCTACGGGCTTGGCTTTATGCAGGATTTCTGGAAACGCGTAATTTTAAAAAACTCATAG
- a CDS encoding VOC family protein, producing MSLLSVIPTIFYKDLNVAIRFFTLGLGFKIMYLEDNFCVVKRDETTIHLVENNDLARGNRPEIRIATDDIDSYYDEIITNHPEILHPNLNIIKDQPWGLREFALMDETMSCIIIQQEMEAAV from the coding sequence ATGAGTTTACTATCAGTTATTCCTACTATCTTTTATAAAGATCTGAATGTTGCTATACGCTTCTTTACCCTTGGCTTGGGTTTTAAGATAATGTATCTTGAAGACAATTTTTGTGTAGTAAAAAGGGATGAGACCACCATCCATCTAGTTGAAAATAATGACCTTGCTCGTGGCAACCGCCCAGAAATACGCATTGCTACAGATGATATCGACAGCTATTATGACGAAATCATAACCAATCACCCCGAGATCTTACATCCCAATCTGAATATTATCAAAGACCAACCTTGGGGCTTGCGTGAATTTGCCTTGATGGATGAAACTATGTCTTGCATCATTATTCAGCAGGAGATGGAGGCCGCTGTATAA
- a CDS encoding iron chaperone: protein MSQQTVIDQYTANAPLQFQDALKNICQVIRETVPGADESITYQIPTFKVDGKAVGGFGFFSKHCTYFPFSGSLLANFKTELAGYSQTKSGVHFTPDKPIPDELVKQLVKAKLLFNAKQE from the coding sequence ATGTCACAGCAAACAGTTATAGATCAATATACCGCTAATGCGCCATTGCAATTTCAGGACGCGCTTAAGAATATTTGCCAGGTGATAAGAGAAACCGTGCCGGGCGCAGATGAATCAATTACTTACCAGATTCCAACCTTCAAAGTAGATGGCAAAGCTGTTGGTGGTTTTGGGTTTTTTTCTAAGCATTGCACATATTTTCCTTTTAGCGGCAGCTTGTTGGCCAATTTTAAAACAGAACTTGCTGGTTATAGCCAAACTAAAAGCGGCGTACATTTTACGCCTGATAAACCCATACCGGATGAATTAGTAAAGCAATTGGTCAAAGCCAAATTGCTGTTTAACGCTAAGCAGGAGTAA
- a CDS encoding GAF domain-containing protein has product MKEDLRLLAVQQFAAYDLQDDPELQQLVFMAAEICKVPIAAVNLIEGDNQLVKVKIGLNIDILPRKISFSTHAMDQNGIMIVPDLLKDGRFADNPLVKNGPKIRFYAGVPLISREGFRLGTFCVGDRKPNTLNEHQQMMLTMLAKQAVNVMELKFSNDQLKRNARELHEQKLKNAEAEIRLRSFFENSANFHVLLGKKGEVIDYNKTAYNFIRNTHSVKLERGHLLLQYLAEDFKEVFLRNYELALLGVRSVEEGSTNYGDKGGLIYWEAVFEPARDNDDKIVGISYLITNTTKRKLYEEKILQQNQSLLKIAHIQSHEIRGPLTSIIGMMNVIKMEAHTLPQEYITLLDDAVNRLDQKIHEILDKVSKIGVEEDILNV; this is encoded by the coding sequence ATGAAGGAAGATCTACGTTTGCTTGCTGTACAACAATTTGCAGCATACGATCTTCAGGACGACCCCGAATTGCAGCAGCTAGTTTTCATGGCTGCTGAGATCTGCAAAGTACCCATTGCAGCGGTAAACCTTATTGAAGGCGATAACCAATTGGTTAAGGTTAAAATAGGGCTTAACATTGATATCCTCCCCCGCAAGATTTCGTTCTCTACTCACGCTATGGACCAGAATGGTATCATGATAGTGCCTGATCTTCTTAAAGACGGACGCTTTGCAGATAATCCGCTCGTAAAAAATGGCCCGAAGATACGGTTCTACGCAGGCGTGCCACTTATTTCGCGCGAGGGGTTTCGCCTGGGCACTTTTTGTGTTGGCGACCGTAAGCCCAATACGCTTAATGAGCATCAGCAAATGATGCTTACCATGCTGGCCAAGCAAGCCGTAAACGTGATGGAGTTGAAGTTTAGCAATGATCAGTTAAAACGTAACGCGCGTGAATTGCATGAGCAAAAACTGAAAAACGCGGAGGCGGAAATACGATTAAGATCTTTCTTTGAGAATTCGGCCAACTTTCATGTACTGCTTGGCAAAAAGGGCGAAGTAATTGATTACAACAAAACGGCGTATAACTTTATCCGTAACACTCATAGCGTTAAGTTGGAGCGCGGCCATCTGTTGTTGCAATATCTGGCCGAAGACTTTAAAGAGGTTTTCCTGAGAAATTATGAACTGGCATTATTGGGTGTACGATCTGTTGAAGAAGGCAGCACCAATTATGGCGATAAAGGAGGTTTGATTTATTGGGAGGCTGTATTTGAGCCCGCGCGCGACAACGACGATAAAATTGTGGGCATATCTTACCTCATAACTAACACAACCAAGCGTAAGCTTTACGAAGAGAAGATTTTGCAGCAGAACCAGTCTCTGTTAAAGATCGCCCACATACAGTCGCATGAGATACGTGGCCCGCTTACCTCGATCATCGGGATGATGAACGTAATTAAAATGGAGGCCCACACCTTACCTCAAGAGTATATCACGTTGCTGGATGATGCAGTAAACCGTCTTGACCAAAAGATCCATGAAATTTTGGATAAGGTGAGTAAGATCGGCGTAGAGGAAGACATTTTAAATGTGTAG
- a CDS encoding four helix bundle protein, whose amino-acid sequence MDKVELKRRTQLFAVHAIRFIESLPQTTTIRRLANQLLRSSSSVGANYRSACRGKSTADFINKIVIVEEEADESVYWLELMEEAGLVDKPELLIQKKRG is encoded by the coding sequence ATGGACAAGGTCGAATTAAAAAGAAGAACTCAACTATTTGCCGTGCATGCGATAAGGTTTATTGAAAGCTTACCGCAAACAACAACTATTAGAAGATTAGCAAATCAGCTTTTGAGAAGTTCGTCTTCAGTTGGTGCAAATTATAGGTCTGCTTGCCGGGGCAAATCGACAGCTGATTTTATTAATAAGATCGTAATCGTCGAAGAAGAAGCGGATGAGTCGGTTTACTGGTTGGAATTAATGGAAGAGGCCGGCTTAGTAGACAAACCAGAATTGCTGATTCAAAAAAAAAGAGGCTAA
- a CDS encoding SHOCT domain-containing protein, with product MKLLLTLFFLSPLWLKAEDLPLYKATNGVTYHVGDTLKLGRGSADDGTFHYINAGGIVAWQFIDPRRNRKQLNAPRTYASNNAIIKKIKVSHGGPDANRVTFVVDLQAPTNFNVYIEDAIGTCEVVPCSKTAALTSESDKLDQIKKLKALLDSGAITKEEYEAEKKKLLN from the coding sequence ATGAAACTATTGCTAACCTTGTTCTTCTTATCCCCATTATGGTTAAAGGCCGAAGACCTGCCACTTTATAAAGCTACAAATGGTGTCACTTACCACGTGGGCGATACATTGAAGTTAGGCCGTGGCTCTGCAGATGATGGCACATTTCATTATATTAACGCAGGCGGCATTGTGGCCTGGCAATTCATTGATCCCCGCCGAAACAGGAAGCAATTAAACGCGCCGCGTACTTACGCCAGCAACAATGCAATCATTAAAAAGATAAAAGTATCGCACGGCGGACCCGATGCTAACCGCGTAACTTTTGTTGTTGATCTGCAGGCGCCAACAAACTTTAACGTTTACATAGAAGACGCCATAGGTACCTGCGAGGTTGTTCCCTGTTCTAAAACAGCCGCCCTAACTTCTGAAAGCGACAAGCTCGATCAAATTAAAAAGCTTAAAGCATTACTTGACTCCGGCGCGATAACTAAAGAGGAATACGAAGCAGAAAAGAAAAAGCTGCTTAATTAA
- a CDS encoding glycosyltransferase family 2 protein has protein sequence MDISVVVPLLNEAESLPELTEWIARVMAQHSFSYEVLLIDDGSTDESWNVINQLNQGNPAIHGIKFRRNYGKSAALNTGFEAAQGNVIITMDADLQDSPDEIPELYRRITVEKFDLVSGWKAKRYDPLSKTIPTKLFNAATRKMSGINNLHDFNCGLKAYRKAVVKNIEVYGEMHRYIPVLAKWAGFSKIDEQIVEHRARKYGSTKFGMSRFVNGFLDLLSIFFVGKFGKRPMHFFGSLGVLSFLTGIIMAIWIIVEKQVDIANHQKYRDATDHPLFYIGLVAILLGAQLFLSGFIAELVSRSAVDRNKYQIEETI, from the coding sequence ATGGATATATCTGTTGTAGTACCGCTGCTTAACGAAGCCGAATCTTTGCCTGAACTTACAGAATGGATTGCAAGAGTTATGGCTCAGCATAGTTTTTCTTACGAGGTGCTTTTAATCGACGATGGCAGCACCGATGAATCATGGAACGTTATCAATCAGCTTAATCAGGGTAATCCCGCGATACATGGCATCAAGTTCCGTCGTAATTATGGTAAGTCGGCTGCCCTGAATACAGGTTTCGAAGCTGCTCAAGGCAATGTAATAATTACTATGGACGCCGACCTGCAGGATAGCCCCGATGAAATACCCGAATTGTACCGCCGAATAACAGTTGAGAAATTCGACCTGGTATCCGGCTGGAAGGCTAAACGTTATGATCCGCTTAGCAAGACTATTCCTACAAAGTTGTTTAATGCCGCCACGCGTAAAATGTCGGGGATAAATAACCTGCATGATTTTAATTGCGGTCTAAAAGCTTACCGCAAAGCGGTTGTGAAGAACATCGAGGTTTACGGCGAAATGCACCGCTACATACCTGTACTGGCTAAATGGGCGGGTTTTAGCAAGATTGATGAGCAAATTGTTGAACATCGTGCACGTAAGTACGGTTCTACAAAGTTTGGCATGAGCCGTTTCGTCAATGGTTTCCTTGATCTCCTTTCCATATTTTTTGTTGGCAAATTCGGTAAACGGCCGATGCATTTTTTTGGTTCCCTGGGCGTACTAAGCTTTCTTACGGGTATCATTATGGCTATATGGATCATCGTAGAAAAACAAGTTGACATAGCCAACCACCAGAAATACCGCGATGCTACAGACCATCCCCTATTTTACATCGGCCTGGTAGCAATATTGTTGGGCGCACAATTATTTCTAAGCGGCTTCATTGCAGAATTAGTTTCCCGCAGCGCTGTAGACCGAAATAAATACCAAATTGAGGAGACTATCTAG
- a CDS encoding phosphoribosylpyrophosphate synthetase produces MTTLSEIINKLRAEGYTEDFNKGAQLSPTEYIIDKHYRFEGESDPEDEAVVYAISALDGKTKGILVNGYGPSSDPANDNIVKSLLDREGL; encoded by the coding sequence ATGACCACATTATCTGAAATTATAAACAAGTTACGCGCCGAAGGGTATACCGAAGACTTCAATAAAGGCGCGCAGCTGTCTCCCACAGAATACATAATTGATAAGCACTATCGTTTTGAAGGTGAATCTGATCCCGAAGACGAGGCCGTAGTATATGCTATATCGGCACTCGACGGAAAAACAAAAGGCATTCTTGTTAATGGTTACGGCCCGTCGAGCGATCCTGCAAATGACAACATCGTGAAATCTCTGCTAGATCGCGAAGGGCTGTAA
- a CDS encoding glycoside hydrolase family 15 protein, with protein sequence MPRHVYQTGIIGNCSYLAHVNKNTNIDWLCWPRFDSTFIFGTMLDKVKGGEFSIRPTGDFQSEQYYLDNTNILITDVTLANGGGKYRITDFAPRFHEHQRYYKPLMLVRKIEAIEGSPRVTVKCRPMSDYGETELTVNRGSNHIQYLGGDERIRLTTNIPISYVFDEHAFVLNECKYLVLTYGEPLEAPLTSTMERFLSETTRYWRTWIKHSNIAGFYQPYVIRSALALKIHQYEDTGAIIAASTTSLPEFPGSTRNWDYRYCWLRDTYYVITSLNHIGHFEEMEKYFSYITDISFSDDERYQPLYGITGKKDLEEKIVPLEGYEGEMPVRIGNQASEHVQNDIYGQVLVSVLPLYTDHRFIFAERKDSDKWISYLLDKIEHTIDEKDAGIWEFRNMAHVHAYSNLFQWAGANAAEKMARTINNQPLVERAISLKERAAAHIESCYDPERKCYTAAAGGTYLDASTLQLIMMNYLDPSSQRAKDHLIALENELKTPKGLFYRYLHADDFGKPHTTFLICAFWYVEALACVGRLDDAIKEFENLLPYCNDLKLFSEDVDEADGSMWGNFPQAYSHVGLMNAAYRIAMKLDRPIFL encoded by the coding sequence ATGCCAAGACACGTATACCAGACGGGCATTATAGGTAATTGCAGCTACTTAGCCCACGTTAATAAAAACACCAATATCGACTGGCTTTGCTGGCCACGGTTCGACAGCACTTTCATCTTCGGCACCATGCTGGATAAGGTTAAAGGCGGCGAATTTTCTATCCGCCCTACCGGCGACTTCCAATCTGAGCAATATTACCTGGACAATACCAATATACTTATTACTGATGTTACGCTGGCAAATGGTGGCGGAAAGTATCGTATAACCGATTTCGCTCCACGCTTTCACGAGCATCAACGCTACTACAAGCCGTTGATGCTGGTACGAAAAATTGAAGCCATTGAAGGGTCGCCTAGGGTTACTGTAAAATGCCGGCCGATGTCTGACTATGGTGAAACCGAACTAACGGTCAATCGTGGCAGCAACCATATCCAATATTTAGGTGGTGATGAACGCATACGCTTAACTACAAACATTCCCATAAGTTATGTATTTGATGAGCACGCGTTTGTCCTTAACGAATGTAAATACCTGGTACTAACTTATGGTGAACCATTGGAAGCACCGCTCACCAGCACAATGGAACGTTTCCTTAGCGAAACTACCCGCTACTGGCGCACCTGGATCAAGCACTCTAACATAGCAGGGTTTTACCAACCCTATGTTATTCGTAGCGCGCTGGCTTTAAAGATCCATCAATATGAAGACACTGGGGCTATAATAGCAGCGAGTACTACCAGTTTACCGGAATTTCCGGGCAGTACACGTAATTGGGATTACCGCTATTGCTGGCTGCGAGATACCTATTATGTGATTACCTCTTTAAACCACATAGGCCATTTCGAGGAGATGGAGAAGTATTTCTCTTACATCACAGACATTTCTTTTTCTGATGACGAACGTTATCAACCGCTTTATGGCATAACCGGTAAAAAAGATCTGGAAGAGAAAATTGTGCCGCTCGAGGGTTATGAAGGTGAAATGCCGGTGCGTATCGGTAATCAGGCATCAGAACACGTACAGAACGATATCTACGGACAGGTGTTGGTGTCAGTCCTCCCGCTTTATACAGACCACCGCTTCATATTTGCTGAGCGAAAAGATTCTGATAAATGGATTTCTTACCTGTTAGACAAGATCGAGCATACCATAGATGAGAAAGATGCGGGGATTTGGGAATTTAGAAACATGGCGCACGTGCATGCCTATAGTAACCTATTTCAATGGGCTGGTGCCAACGCGGCAGAAAAAATGGCGCGTACAATAAACAACCAACCATTGGTTGAACGGGCAATTTCTTTGAAAGAACGCGCGGCGGCACATATAGAAAGTTGCTACGATCCCGAACGTAAATGCTATACTGCTGCCGCGGGCGGAACTTATTTAGACGCCAGTACCTTGCAGTTGATCATGATGAATTATCTTGACCCTTCGAGCCAGCGGGCTAAGGATCATTTAATTGCATTAGAGAATGAGCTTAAGACTCCTAAAGGATTATTTTACAGGTATTTACATGCAGATGATTTTGGTAAACCGCACACAACCTTTCTTATCTGCGCATTTTGGTATGTAGAGGCTTTAGCTTGTGTAGGCCGCCTGGATGATGCCATAAAAGAGTTTGAAAATTTACTGCCGTATTGTAACGATCTGAAATTATTTAGCGAGGACGTTGACGAAGCAGACGGTAGTATGTGGGGTAACTTCCCGCAAGCGTATAGCCATGTAGGTTTGATGAATGCTGCCTATCGTATAGCTATGAAACTGGATAGGCCAATATTTTTATAA